Proteins encoded within one genomic window of Cucumis sativus cultivar 9930 chromosome 3, Cucumber_9930_V3, whole genome shotgun sequence:
- the LOC101218670 gene encoding probably inactive leucine-rich repeat receptor-like protein kinase At2g25790 — protein sequence MGKSIPKSCHNPIFFFLFLFLLIQHSSSSSLQQQQQQQQQHDDLHETHLLLSFKSSISKKSTFLSNWNPSLPTCLWNGVTCNNRAISNFTNITAINLSAQNITGVLLDSLFRLPYIQSLDLSDNQLVGELPPTMFAVASSSLLHLNLSNNNFTGTLPTGGVSRLRTLDLSNNMISGSIPEDFGLFFDLLQFLDLGGNGLMGEIPNSVANLSSLEFLTLASNKLSGEIPRGLGAMKRLKWIYLGYNNLSGEIPEELGGLDSLNHLDLVYNKLTGGIPESLGNLTGLQYLFLYQNGLTGTIPPSIFSLVNLISLDISDNSLSGEIPELVIQLQNLEILHLFSNNFTGKIPRALASLPRLQILQLWSNGFSGEIPELLGRNNNLTILDVSTNFLTGKIPDGLCDSKRLFKLILFSNSLIGQIPRSLCSCQSLQRVRLQNNRLFGELSPKIFTKLPLLYFLDISDNQFSGRIDSNKWYLPSLQMMSLARNKFSGNLPEFITNDKIESLDFSGNELSGSLPENIGSLSELMELNLSNNNLGGGIPNEISSCKKLVSLDLSHNQLSGEIPVILTQIPVLSFLDLSENKFSGEIPPVLAQIPSLVQINISHNHLHGTLPATGAFLGINASAVAGNDLCSNEIISTSKLPPCKTRHYNNLWWFMMVLGVGALLIGTGVLITIRRRKEPKRVIVENNDGIWEVKFFDSKAAKLMTVEAIVSPQSPSSEIQFVVEKDEEKWRVEGSFWSEVEELGRLKHLNVVKLLGSCRSEKAGYLVREYVEGGVLNEMVGSLSWEQRRNIGIGIARAMRYLHLRCSPGVIASNLSPERIIVDEKYQPRLVIGLSKTTIASHYSAPEVKECRDVTERSNVYTLGVILIQLLTGKGPLHRQHLVEWARYSYSNSHIDTWIDGSIIATDPKQVVGFMNLALNFTAADPMARPSSHQAYKALLSLSRTTCSSKLYCT from the exons ATGGGGAAGTCAATACCCAAAAGCTGTCATAatcccattttcttctttctctttctctttctattgATCCAACATTCATCATCCAGCTCTCTGCAGCAAcaacagcagcagcagcagcagcacgACGACCTCCATGAAACCCACCTTCTCTTATCCTTCAAATCCTccatttctaaaaaatcaaCCTTTCTCTCCAACTGGAATCCCTCTCTTCCCACCTGCTTATGGAATGGGGTCACATGCAACAACCGCGCCATCTCTAATTTCACTAACATCACTGCCATTAACCTCTCTGCTCAGAATATCACTGGCGTACTTCTGGATTCTCTTTTTCGATTACCTTACATACAATCTCTCGACCTCTCCGACAATCAACTCGTCGGAGAACTCCCTCCGACTATGTTTGCTGTCGCCTCTTCTTCGCTTCTGCATTTGAATttgagtaataataatttcaccGGCACACTTCCCACCGGCGGTGTTTCTAGGCTCCGAACATTAGACCTATCCAATAACATGATTTCGGGTTCGATTCCGGAAGATTTTGGATTGTTCTTTGATCTTCTTCAGTTTCTCGATCTGGGTGGGAATGGTTTAATGGGGGAGATTCCGAATTCTGTAGCGAATCTTAGTTCGTTGGAGTTTCTAACGTTGGCGTCTAATAAATTGAGTGGGGAAATTCCGCGGGGATTGGGAGCAATGAAGAGATTGAAGTGGATTTATTTGGGTTATAATAATCTTTCAGGGGAAATTCCTGAAGAACTTGGTGGATTGGATTCTTTGAATCATCTTGATCTTGTGTACAACAAGTTAACAGGGGGAATTCCTGAGTCTCTTGGGAATCTTACTGGACTTCAGTATCTGTTTCTTTATCAAAATGGTCTCACAGGTACAATTCCTCCTTCGATTTTCAGTCTTGTGAATCTGATTTCTCTTGATATTAGTGACAATTCTCTCTCCGGGGAGATTCCAGAGCTTGTAATTCAATTGCAGAATTTGGAGATTCTGCATCTGTTTAGTAATAATTTCACGGGAAAAATTCCAAGAGCTTTGGCTTCTTTGCCTCGACTACAGATTCTTCAGTTATGGTCCAATGGATTTTCCGGCGAAATCCCGGAGTTACTTGGAAGAAACAACAATCTCACCATTCTCGACGTTTCAACTAATTTCCTTACAGGAAAAATCCCAGATGGGCTCTGTGATTCTAAACGTCTTTTTAAGCTTATCCTCTTCTCCAATTCTCTCATCGGCCAAATCCCACGGAGTCTCTGTTCTTGCCAGAGTTTACAACGTGTTCGCCTCCAAAACAACCGTCTCTTCGGTGAATTAtctccaaaaatatttacgaaacTGCCACTATTGTACTTTTTAGATATCTCCGACAACCAATTTTCCGGCAGAATCGACAGCAACAAATGGTATTTGCCTTCTCTCCAGATGATGAGTTTAGCGAGAAACAAATTCTCAGGGAACTTGCCGGAATTCATAACAAACGACAAAATCGAGAGTTTGGATTTCTCGGGGAACGAACTTTCAGGTTCCCTCCCGGAGAATATCGGAAGCTTATCAGAACTAATGGAACTTAACTTGAGCAACAACAATCTGGGCGGTGGAATCCCAAATGAAATATCTTCATGTAAGAAGCTCGTTAGTTTAGACCTAAGCCACAATCAACTAAGCGGCGAAATCCCAGTAATTCTCACACAAATTCCCGTCCTTAGCTTCCTTGACTTATCCGAAAACAAATTCTCCGGCGAAATCCCACCAGTTTTAGCCCAAATTCCATCACTCGTTCAGATAAACATTTCCCACAATCACTTACACGGAACATTACCAGCAACAGGAGCGTTTCTGGGTATAAACGCAAGCGCCGTAGCCGGGAATGATCTATGCAGCAACGAGATAATAAGTACAAGCAAATTACCGCCATGCAAGACGCGTCATTACAACAACTTATGGTGGTTTATGATGGTATTAGGCGTTGGCGCGTTATTGATTGGGACAGGAGTGTTGATTACAATACGTCGTCGTAAAGAACCAAAAAGAGTCATAGTAGAAAACAACGACGGAATATGGGAAGTGAAATTCTTCGATTCCAAAGCTGCAAAATTGATGACGGTGGAAGCGATTGTATCCCCGCAATCGCCGTCGTCGGAGATTCAATTCGTGGTGGAGAAAGACGAGGAGAAGTGGAGAGTGGAAGGGAGTTTTTGGAGTGAGGTTGAGGAACTGGGGAGGCTTAAGCATTTGAACGTTGTGAAGTTGTTGGGGTCGTGCCGGTCGGAAAAAGCTGGGTATTTGGTTCGTGAGTATGTGGAAGGGGGAGTTTTGAATGAAATGGTTGGAAGTTTAAGCTGGGAACAACGTCGTAATATCGGTATCGGAATTGCCAGGGCTATGCGGTACTTACATCTCCGGTGTTCTCCGGGAGTAATTGCGTCAAATTTGTCGCCGGAGAGGATAATCGTCGATGAGAAATACCAACCACGGCTCGTTATCGGACTGTCCAAGACCACTATTGCTTCACACTATTCCGCCCCCG AGGTTAAGGAATGTCGAGACGTGACAGAGAGAAGCAATGTATACACTTTGGGAGTTATTCTCATCCAGTTGCTAACCGGCAAAGGACCACTCCATCGCCAACACCTGGTTGAATGGGCTCGCTACTCCTACTCCAATTCTCATATCGACACGTGGATTGATGGCTCGATCATCGCCACAGACCCGAAACAGGTCGTTGGGTTTATGAACTTAGCTCTCAACTTCACCGCAGCTGATCCCATGGCAAGGCCGTCCTCACACCAAGCTTACAAAGCCCTACTTTCTCTCTCTCGAACCACTTGCTCTTCTAAACTTTACTGCACTTAG